One Lampris incognitus isolate fLamInc1 chromosome 14, fLamInc1.hap2, whole genome shotgun sequence DNA window includes the following coding sequences:
- the LOC130124507 gene encoding uncharacterized protein LOC130124507 gives MLGEEREQSSSYQQTIQSLQDRVHGLEGLSEDSVTPFHDRILALEGDRVTLSCNYSVSSPNLFWYRQYSSSPPQLLITDYSEKLAAMCFECRAQKDNVLQPKGDVTVSEGETVTLDCHYNTSGSNTNLYWYRQAADDKPTFILSRFTFGSGTTVDGFKERFDSSLDSSSRSVPLKIQSLQLSDSAVYYCALRPTVTGNCKTYYTNLWSVYQESRDNAMLNHSH, from the exons atgttgggggaggagagggagcaga GTTCCAGTTATCAGCAAACCATCCAGTCCCTCCAAGACAGAGTACATGGTCTAGAAG GGCTCTCTGAGGATTCAGTTACACCATTTCATGATAGAATTCTGGCTTTGGAAGGAGACAGGGTCACTCTCTCCTGCAACTACTCCGTCTCTTCACCGAACCTTTTCTGGTATCGACAGTACTCCAGCTCAcctccacagcttctcatcaCGGACTATTCAGAGAAG ttggctgctatgtgctttg aatgcagagctcaaaaagacaacgtgctccaacccaaaggagatgtgactgttagtgagggagagacagtaacactggactgtcactataacaccagtggcTCAAATACAAatctttactggtacagacaggctgcagacgacaagcccacatttaTTCTGAGCCGCTTTACTTTTGGATCAGGGACCACAGtagacgggttcaaggagagatttgattccagcctggattccagctcaagatcagttcctctgaagatccagagtctgcagctgtctgactctgctgtgtactactgtgctctgaggcccacagtgacaggaaactgcaagacgtaCTACACAAACCTTTGGagtgtctatcaagaatccagagacaacgCGATGTTAAACCACtcccactag